From the genome of Mucilaginibacter paludis DSM 18603:
CGTGGCTCGATAGTGAAAAAAGGACAATTGTTGATGACCCTGGAAGCACCCGAAATGGAATCGCAATTACAGGCGGCCACCTCAAGGTACTTACAAGCCCAGGAAAATGCCCAAGCCAGTAAAGAAAAATATACCCGGTTAAAACAGGCCGCTGCCGAGCCGGGATCTGTATCACCCTTAGATCTGGATAACGCAACTGCTAAAATGAGGGCGGACAACGCTATGGCACAATCCGAAAAATCAAATGTGCAGTCGGTAAAAACCATGCAGGGCTATTTAAGCATTTACGCTCCTTTTGATGGGATGATCGTTCAGCGTAACGTATCGCCAGGCGCGCTGGTGGCGCCCGGAAAATCTACCGATCAGCCCATGCTGATATTACAGGATATCAGCAAGATGCGCCTGGTAGTGGAAATCCCGGAAGACTATGTGGATAAGGTCGACCTTAAACAACCTGTATCATTCACGTTCAATGCCATGCCTGGTGATGAGCACAGCGCCCGGATAAGCCGGTCTGCCAATGCTTTGGGCAGCATGCGATCAGAAGCCATAGAAATTGACGTGATGAACAAAAACGGGAACCTTAAACCCGGTATGTACGCCGAAGTGAGGATACCGATGTTATCGGGAGCCAAATCATTACTGGTGCCCAATGGAGCAATAGTAAGATCAACAGAGCGGGAATATGTTATAGCCGTACGCGATGGCAAAGCAACATTAATAGATATTAAGGAAGGCCTGATGGGTAAGGATTCCACCGAAGTATTTGGCCCCTTATCTCCGCGAGACAGGATCATTAGCACAGCAAATGATGAAATCAAAGACGGAACAATCATTAACTAATTAAACCAACATGGTGGCTTAATTGCCACCATGTTGACTTTTTTTCCCTGTTTATTGATAAGCTATTATCCGCGGCTATCCGGACAGCTCCTCGCTCCCCTACCCTCAACGATAAGTTCAGATAAGAATTGAATGAAGCCATCCGTATTGATGCCGCAATCAGGTGCTTTTTAAAAATCCCGTTTAACTCCGAAGCCCTTATAACATCTACCTTACACCAAACATTGATTATCAATGCGTTTTATTGCGTTAATAATCGGCATTCTAAAATGCCGGCATCAGCCCGCTCATTCGCCCAAAACAAGGCATATAATCGCCCCTTGCCAAACCGGGTAAAATGCAATTGTTACCTATCAGTGTTAAACATTTTAGCAATCAGTTGTTTATAATCATACCAGCAGACCATGATTAAACAAAAACAAGATGCCAGACCCTATTAACATCATTATCAAAGGAATTGTAATTACCGAAGTGTCGGGCTTCCGGTATGGTCAACAGTTGCACGAGCAACGTTTTTTCGAACTAAAATTCCGGCAGGCGCTATTGGGTTCCCCATTTTCTTTTGGTACTGATGACGCGGAAAGTTATATCAATCAGCCTATAACACTCCAATTTGAAGATGCTTTTGGCAAAATCAAGTCGGTTAGCGGCACTATTGTCAGGCTGGAGTTCACAAACACCGCCAGGCAGCCGGCAGAAGTGATTGTAAGTGGTACCACCTATCAACCATCAGGCAATTTATCCAAATTTGCTTTAGCCTTAATTGCTTTACTGGCCTTGCCATTACTATTCACCGGAATTTTATTGGCTTATGTTTCCCATTTGAGCGGCTCATTGGTAAAAACAGAAGGTACAGTAAGTTCTTTTCAAGAAAGCGGCGGTAAAGGATCTCATACGTATAGGTT
Proteins encoded in this window:
- a CDS encoding efflux RND transporter periplasmic adaptor subunit codes for the protein MKTKIILFSLVASLFAACSGNQKPVDLTDGAKTSQSKKYHIGNVTEKALSSSARLPGQLKAFNEVNIFPKVNGFVKQLFVDRGSIVKKGQLLMTLEAPEMESQLQAATSRYLQAQENAQASKEKYTRLKQAAAEPGSVSPLDLDNATAKMRADNAMAQSEKSNVQSVKTMQGYLSIYAPFDGMIVQRNVSPGALVAPGKSTDQPMLILQDISKMRLVVEIPEDYVDKVDLKQPVSFTFNAMPGDEHSARISRSANALGSMRSEAIEIDVMNKNGNLKPGMYAEVRIPMLSGAKSLLVPNGAIVRSTEREYVIAVRDGKATLIDIKEGLMGKDSTEVFGPLSPRDRIISTANDEIKDGTIIN